DNA sequence from the Macrobrachium nipponense isolate FS-2020 chromosome 3, ASM1510439v2, whole genome shotgun sequence genome:
acaaacaaatcacccACGCGAATCTTGCAAAATTAAAGCTGCCATCgagtagaaactcttagctaagtaattactgggtaggttatttatataaaaaaatatcaattataacTAAACCCCTTTCAAAAGCCAAAGTATAAAGCtgctaatataaaaatatcaattataacTAAAACTCCTTTCAAAGCTAAAGTATAAAGAATCATTCTTCAAATAGCACTGCAATGCAAGCAATGGTAAAGCTCACATCTAAGTAAGATTACTAATAAAAACAGCTTGGAACTAGTATTACCTCTGCTATCTGTGCCAAATGCCGTTGGTTGATGGTTCTCGGTCTTCTTCTTGGCAGCTTCATCCCCACTGTCATCCGAGTCACTGTCCGAATTCTGACTtccattcttattcttcttacGTTCATGGGCCTGGAGCAGTTTCATCACATAATCATCACCACCCGAAAGCATCTCCTGGTTGCTTGTCAATGGAGCATTCTTATTTTCACTCTGAAAAGGGTAAAAAGAGTAATCATAAAACATAACGCAACCTGTGACAGTCAAGAACTTAGACTCTAAAGTTTGGTTAAGCAACAAACGTACTGCTAAGTCCAGTCATCAAATATTGTAAGATATTTGGCAACTTTACCCCATTCTAATTGTCCTTATATAAGCTCACAGATATGTAATTTGTTATAATAAACTGTTGATAATATTGTAtagctctcttcttctccttgaaTAAAAATCTATagcttgtatatatttttttatactgtgGCTTTGCTTTCTTACAATTTGTCACCGttatatatttaacattatttttcattaatattatgcaAAACCAGTACATCattaaaattcaatttttgaCTTTACTGCTGAGATCACAATCTGATTTCAAAAGTTCTTATTGAGATTTGAAGAATACCACCCAAAACTTAGATTCTTCCAAAATACAGCTTCTATACTCATCATGATCAGACTTCACTTCTAAAGGAACCAAGAGTACCTGCTGTGCTGATAATTCAGAGGACGTTATATTTGTGGTAATCAGGGATGTAGCTTCTGACAACCATATTGGATTCTCTTTAGTCTGCACAGCCTCTTCAGTCTCAGTAGCATTGATGTTGACATCAATTGAACCTTCCACCTGTATACAAAACATGAATTTTAGCATCAATTCATAGATTACTTGGAAAATTAAATAATCTTgatcaaataattttttcattagaaCTATATTGTCATGCAATCATTCGCAAATGAGGAATAGCTATGATAAATAGCGTACACAAAAGAACAAAACACGAATTTAAACTGTAAAATATAAGTAGTTTTGCGATAACGTACGTGGAATCCAGATTTCTTTGTAGCATCTCCAGACCACGCTTTACCACCAGGATCTGCATTTGTTATTGGCTTCACGGGTCTTGGTTGACTGAAAAGTACAAAGACATAATAACAAAAATTCTTTGACTCCAGAATATAATAACCATATTACATAATGAGAAAAACTGTTACATGGTGCATGGTCTAGTTCTCTGTGCACAGAATATATTACATTGCTTAGAAGTTCAATCTAGCACAAGAGTAAATGAAATACAGTATATACTTCATTTAAAGGATTCTTTAGATTCAGTTAACATGTGAAGTCATCTGCAAGGTCCTCTAACCAGCTCAAAAATCTACCTGTTTCACTCGACCAACATTTTCTGTGATAAAACAAGGTCTATTGGTCTCGGCAAAGCCCCTGCAAACCTAAGACTGATCGAGGCTTAACACActttaaatatctatttttaaaaacCACAATGACCTCTTATCTTCCTCACATCAAAgttacttaataataaataagataaaaattttcatttggcCTTATGGCTTGGGCATTACATTCCTGGTGTCCTATCAACTGACCTATAAGCATTTACAGAGAAAGAAAGTGCAAAAATTACTTATGGATTTTCACTGACTTTATGAATGGTtgctatattcatttatttcaatgttaaatatatagaaaacataAAACGTGCATTCTTTATCTTTCCATGACTATTTCAAAATACAAACCCAGTACATATTTTACACAACAACAAATAACCAAACTTAACCCAGAAGTGTAAGTGATCAATGTTTCTTCACACATGGTAACCAAATATGTACATAATAGCAATTCCATAATTTATGCAAAACAACAGTAATTTTCCTCACCCAGGTTTCTTAAGATCACTGAAGTCTTTAGGCTGTGGCTCAGAAAACTTGGCAGCCAGTTTAATATTTTCAACCTGAAAGAAATTTACATATAAGGAATTATTTGGATTATGAAAACTACTGTCATTAAACattttagcaaaataattttctttcttgcaTGAGGCCCGATTTGATAAAAGAATTTTCTTGCCTCTGCACTGGATTTGATATGCAATTTTCTTGACTCACATCTACAACTAGAAATGTCAATAGACAGTCCTTGGTTAACagtgggggttctgttcccggCAAAGGGCTTATAACCAGAACATCACATTAATAATGGCAATAAATGGCATTCACAACAACATAAGTGCTGATAAACCGCTTACCAGTGCAGAAAATTGCCTACTGACGCTGATAAACTGCCTACTGACACTGATAAACTGCTTACCGGCGCCGAAAATCTGAGTAATGACGTTGTTACCCAAGATATGTAAAACCGAAACACCGTCAACTGATGCCGCCAATAAGCAGGGACTGTctataatttgttaattttaaattatccttatcAAACAAAAAGTAAAGTTAATAACCCTAAACTACATACGTACTGTATTAACCTTATATTTCTTGCCTAAAAACACTGACTATAACCATGAAAAGTTTCAAGGAACAGAAACCCAAACAGAAGAGCAAGAAAAATATTTGGTTTGGAATTTATGTAACAATTCAAGAATTCACATAAGGCAACTTTCAATACAGACCTTCCATTTGTTAAATTCTACCTCAACAGCTTACCTAATCTTGCGGTCAGCAATTCCTTGTTcacacaaaaggaaagaaaaggtaTCCATCTGAGCAGTGGTAATAGAGGTGGTTAAGCAATACCTGTGttttacaaaacaaaactttTCTGCCTTTGTTTCCAAAAACGATTAATTTTGCAATATGTTCATATTTCTCTTCTTCATCCAAAAACCCCTATAGTACTTTTAGGGATTTACATATTTACCTCATTTTATTGAATTGTATATACTTTTTACAACTTCCTTCAATATTATGCATACTCTTCTTTATCTGACTGGAGGTGCAGTGAATGTCTTGTCACTTCTGTGTCAGGCCTTTTAAGTACAACAGTGCTCCTTAAATAACTACTAAGCATCATTATATACTTTTGGTGTGGGGTATAAAATCTAATAATGAGGCAATAGTTCATGCATTTCACTAGTTTTAGTGACAGTAATTTGTAAGAAGTTCAGtgacctttttccactttgcttAAGGAGATTTATTGCTTTTGGTGTTAATATGAGTAGTAGTGTTGTATACTCAGTGTTTGATGACAGTCTGAATACTGAACTATTAACCTTAGTTTGCAAACTTTACTGGTTCTGGATGTTTCCATGTTTTGTGCAAATTACAGTATTAACATTATTACCACAATTATTACTATTAAGGATTTGGTAATGGCCTATATATTTCAGCACAGATACCACACTGAGACTCATCTTGCTAAGCACCAGCACCATTTATATACATGTTCTTGATATGTTATGTTAACATTCCCTATGCAACTTTTTATATGCTGCATTAACATTGTTGTTTGTCATTCTATTTATGTGTAATACACTGAAGTCTAACTGCTTTTTATTCAAGGATTAAACTGCTCTGATATGTGACCCGAGGTGTGGCTTTCCAAGGTCTTTAAAGCCTTTCCGAAACCCTGCTATTAAGGGTGCCATTAAACTTTTAAGTGGGGGAGACATTAAGAAAATGCCTTGCCTGCTCTCGCATAAGATGGAGATGAGTTTCCTTGAACTTTTGAAGGATTAATTGATGATGCCATTCCTCCTTCCCCAACTGGGGGCTACAAAGGGAATAACTTAATTACAATTACCACCAAATGCACTGTCCAGAAAGTTACCTCGCCAGGTGAGGGTTTGCCTTTCTTGTGTGTTTCCAGGGAGCTGCTGACCATAGGAGTAGGAACATAATCTgctattttgtattaaaaaatggATAACACTTTTGGAAATCACATTTTGTTTCTATTAAAGCCATCATGAAATAAAcagtaaattacaattacacacaggCATGTACAAGGCTTAAAGTTGATGCTTCAAGGAACATACTATAAGTAgaaaaattggtaaaatacaataaaatgaatcCTTTTTTTCACAGCCTAAATAGCAAACTCAAGGAATATGTGCTAAACATCACTGAAAATAGGTCAGAGActgaaatattcatgaaaataaactgTTTTCCAAACACATCCTACCACAGAGCAATAGCTCAATTTGGTGGTGTAGAAAACCACATTCATAAAACAAACTTCATTGGAAAAAAGACTAATAGCAAGTGGGGAAAACTATTTCCACATGACTGTATTTCATGCACATCCAAATGTtgtatatgcaggaaaaaaaactactatgTGGTGTTTTTAAACACAATCCTGAAAGATGTTCAGCTTCATATTCACATATTACCTGACTGGAACAACATAGAAACATGCATCTCAAGCCAACAATGGCCTTTCTATGaggaacaagaaataaatacccTTAGAAGCATTTAtaagaaaaactattttgaaatatACCATATCACTTCAATCAAAGCTTTACAAGCATAAAGGTTAAAATCAGTCTGTGCAATCTTACCTCACGAAGCAAGTTAAACAAGGGTTCCAtctgttcattgaatttttgtaAAATGAGGCGAGTGTCATGACGAGGCATTCCTGACATATCTTCTTGCACCTCCTGTTTGCAAATGATGCAGAGCAACTGGCCAGTGCGTGGATCAAGTAGCTGGTCAGCCTAGAAGTAAACACCAATAAATTCACATTTACAGAAGTAATTAAAACCAACTGTCCTTAAAACAAACACCCTTCAGTTAACATTACACCCAGCAGTTTATCTGGGATACCATATATTGTAATTACAATGAAACctttacaaccttcaaatatagtACCAGAATACTGTAAAGAAATTCAAAACAACATATCAGTTACAAAAACTTAGAATacaaagtttatttttgtatttctttaccATATGACACTCACTCTTTTGcctaaaaaacaaaatgcaagttGAACAAAAGTGCCACCTGAAATTACAAGTATCAACAATGTACTGACAGCTCCCAAAACCTAATTCTGACAGCTACACATGATAACGAACTCCCAGAGAAACTGCTTGTCTATGTCAATCCTTTGTCTCACTGAACTAGATTAGGGTTGAAAAGAAAAGCTGGCCCACTTCATGACTCtcgatggataaaaaaaaatctcacttttAAGCAATGTACCTGCCACTGTCTTTGCTCAAGATCTCGTATTATGATGTAATACTATCAATTACTCAATAACTCCTTTTGGTAGCATTCCTTTGTCTTCATAATGGCCATCTAATTGCTCATTTTATTAATGTATTGCTTTGATACCTTCTCGAGATCAATGCATATATTATCAATTTCATACTGTTCCTTTTCACTCAGTAATTCATTACATTTACCTATAGTGCAGTTTACTTCTGTGATAGTTTGTTAAATTGAAcaatttttctttaactttttatcAAGCACCTTTTTCCCTACAGTATTATTAAACCCTAGTCAAGCAAGTACACTTCCATAAGCATtccattcttttcaattttgtaattacaattattgaCTTTTTTCCATCCTTCAGGCCATTTCTCCTTTATGATTTTCTCATATACAGTTTTCTAGTCAACTCTACAGTGATCGGTTCTCCTGTCATACCAGAATCTCATCACATAAACCCTTCcacacgtacatatatttattacctTCAGTCAATTGGGTCAACGAACTCTTTCCATCACTCCACAGATGCTTTCTctcctatttttcttattctacATTCAAATTTCATACAAATCACCTGAGGAAGGTTAAAatgtctgctattcgctgaatagaggttgcgagtggagaaaaacccagtttacgacaccaatcacagtagatcgcccatttgccttggtaaactgcagaggtcgactttctaagactgctggacatatgcacagctgttctctgagaaaagcctcttgctcggaggagatacttgatagcctccaaccttgaagagacagggattctactgactggtggaacctttccgcatggctGACACAgaagatgtcgccaagggggaatctccctcgagacctctgacaacaacgacagcagatctggaaaccattctgcttgaggccacagaggggctaccaaagtcatcctgagaccctgtgaactcatcagcctgttcagaacctgacggatcaaacaaaaccgagggaaggcatacacctccaggttgtcccagcgatgttggaatgcgtcctttgccagtgctaaaggatctggaaccactgaacagaacacctccaggtTCCTGTTGAAGCGTGtcgcgaaaaggtccagcatgggtctcccccaaatctggaaaaacttgtctgctaccacttgatgaagggaccactctgtgcctaggatctgaccCTGgggactgagtttgtctgcgaccacgttccgtttccctgggatatacctggctgagagctctaccgaattgctgaccacccactggtgaagctcgacggtcaaggcgtgaagttgatgtgaaaccaggcctccctgtttgttcacataggctaccaccgtggtgttgtccgacatgagaacgacagaatgaccctctaccttcccctgaaactccttcagacccaggaaaactgccttcaactccaagacgttgatatgttgctgcttgtcctccaaactccaaacgcctgaagtgatgaggctgcctaaatgagcgccccaacctgcgagggaggcgtccaagaacagaaggaagtccggtgggagagaacgcagagggacacccttcaacagatttTGGTCGTCCAACCTCCAACGAAgttcttctctcacttccagagacagaggaaccataaaCAGGGGATAGTCCCCCGCCGGAGATCAGAATTCTCCCAGAGACCGaggatgaagacgcccatgagggaccagcttctccagggaagacaacactcccagaagaacctgccactgatgagctgactgatgtgactttgacaggaagttgcgcgctaccacccgcaacttctccaatctctgatccgacaggaaaacttttgccactgtcgtatcgatgaccatgcctaggtagagaatcctttaagtgggtacgaggttcgacttttcctctccctggaaactgccaagactaaccaattgtCGAGGTACCTAAGCAAACGGATCCCTTGAGCATGGGCctaacttgacacgagagagaagacccttgtgaacacttgaggggctgtcgtcagcccgaagcacaagactttgaactcgaagatcttgtccgcaagagagaagcgaaggaacttcctggacgtgggatgaacagggatttggaagtatgcgtcccttaagtctatcgacagcatgaagtcgccttccctcacgagTTCCAACACCGAGggtggggtctccatcttgaaccgtgtcttcctgacgaagtgattcaaggtggataagtcgatcacaggcctccatcctcccgacgccttgggcaccaagaagatgtgactgtaaaaccctggggacggacgcactacttcctctatcgcatccttgtccagcattttctgcacttcctcccaaagagccaagaacttcagagaatctggaggatatgccttcctgagctgcagcttgtccgacagaggaggagagaagtcaaatggcaGTAAGTATCCcatccgaaggacatctaccacccacttctccgccccataactctgccacttggcccattggccagccaggcaaccccccctCCAAACCCGTGGCGcaagagagggagaggtgcctaacctacctacgaccccctttacctctgccccttgggccccttcttggcttaaaggaacgagagcgaaaggggcatTGATCTTTTGATTTGGGctgtgtcgaacgggaaggccctgccgaactcgaggTCCTCAACGGCCTAACAGGCgacgatctccttgactgctgctggacaggggggaggaggaggagccgggcGTCTCCGAagacgagactccgacttagacacggcctggtgcaccagtcggtctttggtgtcagcccggcaccggtctatcgcattttcgagttctgtctgaggaaacaaaaattgggactccaacagatctccgttcctcaatgccagcgaGGACTCAGTGTCGAgcaatctctccatcctagacaaagccgcgtcccttctaataagaagaagattagcccataaattggcaatgaggtgagccaaatatgaaaacgccttgcccccggactgcaacagactggcaagcaagcaggcactcaccaacccttccggggACCTGTCGGAAGCCATCTTGGCAATAACCATAGACCAGAGGTCCAGTCAAGAAAGCGTCTGCAACATGAaggctgccatagattccaatgctgaggcatcttgtggagacaaagacggagccaccgacctcacctgttccacccggcttcaggcgaatgacgtctgggttaagatggcgtgacaacaaaaatgcagagctcatagcatagtacttcctatgtctcgtgagaggcatGGGTACCAGTTTGGTAGAGGCCGTAGAGCAAAGCAACTTGTCCCGGTCCAaaacagaggcattaaccttctgcaagaccaactgaacgtgccccgacaaaggaagctgaagaaaTGAATTAGGGTCCTGAGTaactcccaccaaggcttccatgcaagaaggagtgtaagacgaccgagcctgagtcctactttccaaattgttaaacccacgaatgagatcaacaacttccaaaaaggaagacagaaactcttgcgtgtctccctcctcctgctccggcaacagagaccgacgacgagaaggatgtgtaggctcttctaagGCGCCTTCTTCACCAAAATTAACGGAAGagttagcagccaaacagtctgaaaccccaactaacctgtctgggctgggtccaagcgtcgGCCTCCGAGACGAACCCACTGTACGTAAtactaggaacatcacttacctcaacagatgattccacatgtccatgaatggCAACGGGCATGGCGTACGTACGTGCGTACGTACATGAGACGGGGGGAAActcgaacactcgagatcgaaggagaatcccttaGAGTTGaagtcttggaagcaccagtgaaagaggcaggcaaacactccagctgcaccaactctgtgctcactaccttcgacctcttgacaggcgccttgagatccttgcagtgacgaataggccttggagaagaaggagcactaacatcacgtggatgggcaggggaggttgcaacactcTCGTGATGTgcatggatgggggggggggtcacaTGCTAGAGATTCGAGGCAGAGGACGAAGCATCTCCTGCAGAACGCAAACcaccactaacactgcccgaaacaacagcactctcgggaacacatccgcgttgttcctccctcgaaggcgaaggaagggcaaaatccttagccttccaacgcttcaTACGCCGAtggggcgtagagggggaagagggagaggaagacagcactagtttcttatcctattgttaagacctcaggtttgtagctatgaaaaatacaaattgtcttagaaaatttgtcatatcatATTCCTAAaatttgttctttctctctattgCATCAAGATTCAGATTACTTGTCTCCCACATCTTCAACATGCTTTGCCACCCACCTTGAACTCAACCCATCCCTCCCTTTATATTTCCTATCCTTTACATGCAGCCAGAAAAAACTATAAGCAAAAGCATTTGCTTTTTTGCTATAAATCCTGTGTTACATAATATTTTGCTGCATATATAGggcatatatactgtatatagtgTTATATTCATTAACCAAGAAGTATGTCTTACATTAACACTAAATTTGATGTAAGCTGGCAAAAAGAACTGGGTCCCTGACAATAAAAACATCTTCAACCCTATTAAAATGAaaagtgcaagaaacatcagagcATGGAtcctaactataacaaaatatCTCCAACAAATCTGAAGCTACTCAGGGAAGTACACGTGCTGCCTAAAAAGCATCTACCATCCAACCAGCAGATTTAGTCAGGTCCATAAACCGCAAGCTTGGCATTAAGCTGAAAAAAACTTAAGCCATGATATATCTAGTcttctttaatttctttctttctagccTGCATCAACAAACACTGAGTccaaatatctatacatatacatacagaaaagctaataaataaaatctaatcaaAAGTTACCGATTTACTGAAGAAAAAGACTTGGTTACACACTTAAAAGAAAACATTCACTCTCAAAAGCAAAAATTTCTTTGATCTTTCTTATGCTTGCTGGATGACATTGCTTTACCATTCCAAACACCTTAGAAAAAGATTATGGTCTTAATTAATgaaccaaaaacacaatactcTATAAACACTGTGACATTACAGAATCTGCAGAATGTACTAATGCAGAGCCGAGAGGTTGATGACTGACCTCCAATATCCTGATGACTTATGTACCAGAAAGAGATGACTATAAAATCACGAGACCTGCAATTTGCTATCTCGATAGTACCTATCTCCATCTCCAGCTTCACTTCAGCCGACAAGGATCAAGCTATTCAAGAACCTGGAGTGTAGGTCGGGAAAAGAATTGCTCTCACAGACAGGTGAGGGCAAAGGTTCTGGAACAAGACTGTATCAGTCTCACAAGACTGACACTACATAAGGCTCCGCTCCACTGCCTTTTGGGCACTGTGGCAGCAATCTCCCACTTGTGGCAGCAGAGAAAGGGAAATGCCACTCTAATCCTATCCTCTCTTATTCCTTCCCCGGCCCCCCTTTTAAATAGATCCAGGAATGTGGGGGTTGAAAGGGCTGTAAGGTTCTCTGCTCTTCTTtgtcaaggaagaagactactgCTCTTGCCTGGGTTTCTGAAGCTGGGGCTGCCTATGTGTACCAGACACGAGAGGATTTTACTGAACCAAAAGGTTTAGCAGAGGGCATCTTGCCCCCCCTCCCAAAAGCTTTGAATGTTGCATCACAGGAGATGAGGGAGTCTCAGGAGCCCTCCCAACAAAGCGCTACTGTTACATCCATTTATCCTGAAGGAAAATAGAGGTGTGAAACTGTTATTGAGCTGTTGCGTTGTTGAGCTGTTGCATAGAAAGAGGCTGTTCTTGTGAAATACCTGGTGAAAGAGTACAGAGACACCAGAATCTCTTTGTTGTAGGATTAGTTAGACCACTAGTTGGACACTTGATGCGCAAGGTAGGTGAGAATCCTACCACCTCATATAATCAACATCTTAACTGTATATTACACCTCGGAGGAGACCTCTTTCATCTAATGGTGGTGATGGTACACAGCCACAGGTCTAGCCAAGAGACCACGTGAACAATATCCATTGCAATGGATTCCAGATTTTTGGCTTCTGCAGCACTGAAAATTAAGTCCTCATGCAGAAGGTTATCTATCAAAGGGGCGGACAGGCATCCCACCAGAGAAGGGGATCCTCTGCATCTTCCCGTATGTAGAACGTCCTCTTCTCTGCATCTTCCCGTATGTAGAACGTCCTCTGAAATGTAAGCAGTATGGGAGGAGTTTACTTGATCTAAGAGCAACTAAAGAACTCCCTGACCAAATCAGGGTGTTCATCTCTGCCCAAACACCTCAGACAACTTAGACTACATGTAAGCTTACCGAAGGTTTCGCCTCCAGAGCAGGACCCCCAACATGTGCTACAAGAAAAAGATCATATGCAAAGCTGATGGTGAGTTAACTTCCCAAAGATTACCATGCTCACGAGTGAATGAAGTAACTTATTGAAACCCGTTCCTACTTGGCCTGAAGGGGTTCCAGAGGAAGTCCCTCACTACCAAAAGATCAATCCACGGAAGCTCAGCAGCCAGTTATTCCAAAGGAGCGCAGGTCGGACCAGGCTCCTGCTCCCTCTTACTCCTGTTCCCGCACTGCACAATCAAAGCCTTTGCCAGAGAAGGCCAAAGAGAATCAAGAGCATGACTGAGTACGTACAGGGAAGGT
Encoded proteins:
- the LOC135221870 gene encoding general transcription factor IIE subunit 1-like encodes the protein MDGEVLLEVPPNLQMLIRLVVRGFYGIEDVLIIDMLVRNCCMSEDDLCDLLKFDRKMLRQRINTLRADKFIQSRNKMVTQEEGKTQKEQYYFINYKSFVNVIKYKLDHIRKKLEMEERDQTSRASFICQYCQRSYTDLEADQLLDPRTGQLLCIICKQEVQEDMSGMPRHDTRLILQKFNEQMEPLFNLLREVENIKLAAKFSEPQPKDFSDLKKPGQPRPVKPITNADPGGKAWSGDATKKSGFHVEGSIDVNINATETEEAVQTKENPIWLSEATSLITTNITSSELSAQQSENKNAPLTSNQEMLSGGDDYVMKLLQAHERKKNKNGSQNSDSDSDDSGDEAAKKKTENHQPTAFGTDSRADPDMIELMDSDDDDTVPLISVAGEKVSFNEVDSAMIARMTHEEKNAYMLIYQDLMGSLDD